Proteins encoded in a region of the Candidatus Aminicenantes bacterium genome:
- a CDS encoding type II toxin-antitoxin system YafQ family toxin — MPRFFTTKQFGKDFKKAIKSGKSRDKIVTVLRILAQGDPLPARCRDHKLKGVFQGRRECHIESDLLLIYKLEDDMIVMERMGSHAELFE; from the coding sequence ATGCCGCGGTTTTTTACCACAAAGCAGTTTGGAAAGGACTTCAAGAAAGCGATAAAATCCGGAAAAAGTCGGGATAAGATTGTAACCGTACTGCGGATATTGGCCCAGGGCGATCCATTGCCGGCCAGGTGCAGGGATCACAAATTGAAAGGTGTCTTCCAGGGTAGGAGGGAATGCCATATTGAATCCGACCTGTTGCTGATCTATAAATTGGAAGATGACATGATTGTGATGGAACGTATGGGCTCTCACGCCGAACTGTTTGAATAG